The genomic window ATGTCGATGGACTCGGGCGTCACTTCCAGGACTTCGGCCCAGATTTTCCGGACGCGCTCCGCCACGGCGAGAGTCGAGGTTTCGGAATTCCGGTCAGTTAATTTTTCCGACACAGATCCCCCAGGGGTTTTGTGCGAGTGACCGTGCTCATGAACGAGTTACCGAGATTCCTCGATGAGACCACATCCGGAACGGGGTCGCAACCATCTCCGGAAGGCACTCCGGAACTGTGGGAGACGCTCGCGTCAATTCATGGCGGGCGTCCGAACTCGGCTCCTGCGACGCGTCGATGACCTGTATGGCACTTCGGCGGGAAGCCGCCGCTCGGCTCTCTCCGCGGGCTGCCGGCGCCCCCGTTCCTGCTGCAGTCCCGGGGACTCCTCGGCGCGGCCGTGGAGTCCGGGGCCACGGTCGCGACACCCCGTTGGCGGTGCTGCGGACGGGCGGGCTGCGCCGTGAGGTGCTGCCGCCCGGCGTGCTGAACGTGATCTCGGGCGACGCCGTCCTGGGCCCGGCGCTCGTCGCCCACCCGGGCGGCCGCAGCCGCAAACGCGGCAGGGCCCGGATCCAGGTGGATCCGGGCCCTGCCGAAGCAGTAGCGGGGACAGGATTTGAACCTGCGACCTCTGGGTTATGAGCCCAGCGAGCTACCGAGCTGCTCCACCCCGCGTCGGTAGTCCCCACCGTACGCCACTGCGACGGGCGTCGGTGACCACTTCCTGTCCGGGGGCTTGTTCTATGCGGCGAAGCCGATGTTGGTGACGTACTCGTACTGGCCCCACTGGCTTCCGAGGTCCGGGAGCACATCGGTGGTCCATGCGTCGTCCAGGCCCTGGTGGTCGCCGGCGGCCCAGGAGGTGACGATCTTGTCCCAGCGGCGTACGTTCATCGTCCGGTACTCCACCACCCGCTGCAGCGGGCGCGGCACTTGGGACTGGTTGAGGGGGTGGATCTCCACCCGCGTGCCGCGGCCGTCCCGGTTCAGGCGCTGGAGGAGGTGGCGGGCGACGTTCTGGCGGCGCACCATCCGGTAGGCCCGGTCGATGCGTTCCAGGTTGGCCTTCGACGGCCGGCGTTTGCCCTCCAGCCATGCCTTCAGCGTCCGGTCGGTCACCGTCAGCCCGGCGTCCTTGGCTGCCTGGCGGCTCTTGCCGGACTTCGTCAGGTAGTGCAGGCGTGCTATCAGGCCGCGTTTGGCGGTGACCGGGGTGGCGATGCCGCCTGCGAGTTCGTCGAGCTTGCGGGCGACGGCGGCGCTTCCCTTGATGCCGCGGGCGCCGAACTTCCCGAAGTCGAGGTTCTTCTCCGGCACTACTGCTGTCCCTCCCCTGCCGTCTCGGTGTGTTCGGTCGCGTCGGTTCCGGCGGTGTAGGTGTCCTTGACCTTGACTTCGGTAACGCCGCGGCCTTCGGGGAAGACACGGCGCCAGTCGCCGGTGATGTGGAGTTCGTCGGTGCCCATCGCGCGGACGACCATGAGGCCCTCGTCGTGGGCCTTGAGGGCCTTGAGCCAGAGGTTGGCGAAGGCCTGGCTGCGGATGATGTGCATCCAGTCGGGGCGGTAGAGCTCCCGGTTGTAGTTCGACTCCCCCATCGTCGAGACGAACTTCGAGTACATCGCCTTCACGTACTCGAGTGTCACCTCGTCGTCCTGCTCGATCGCCGCGTCGCGGGCGTCCTTCAACGCGATGCGGAACTTCTCCAGCAGGTTCTCTGTGGCGCCGGAGGTGTAGGACTCGTGGATCTCCGGGGGGGCGCACAGCCCGTGCTTCGGGCCGGAGAGGCGCAGGAGGAGGCGCAGGGTGGGTTCGGTGACCCATAGCGGGCCGGGTTCGTCGCGGTTGCCGATCGGGTTGGGCAGGACCGCCTCGTGCTCCCACGCGGGTGGGGTGATCAGGTACAGCCCGGCGCGGCGGCGGTCGTGGGCCAGGCCGGTGGAGTGCTCGAGCCGGCCGAGCGGGAGGTGGGTTTTGAGGGCGGAGAGGTAGGCGCCGTTGATGTCGAGCGCGGTCACCTCGTGCCGGCCCGGCGGCAGGTCGTGGCGGGTCCACTTGGGGCGGGCCTCCCAGATCTGGTCGGCGCCGCGGGAAGTCTGCTTCTTGAGGATGTCGGGGATCCAGGGGTGGGCGACGATGTCGTACCGGGCGCCCTTGCGGGTTTCGTCCAGCAAGCGCATCGCGTCCGGGATCGCCTTCTTCAGCAGTGCCGCGGTGGCCGCGTCGACGTCGCCGTGGTGCTCGGCGAGGGCGGCCTGGACCGCCTGGCCGATCAGGTCGACCGGGCCGGAGGGCTCCTGGAACGCGCGCCGGGCGGGCCCGGGGGGACGCTCGGACGGGCGCGTCGAGGGCTGCGCAGCCGGTGCGGTCTTGGGCCGTGCAGTTGTGCTGACGGGCTTCGCGGGTGCCGGGGCGGCGGGAGCCGTGGTCTGGCAGTCAGCCGGGTCGAGGTGCTGAGTGAAGCCTTCTACCCGGTGCTTGGCCGGCCGGCCGCACAGGACGCACGGCTGCGGCACGGCGAGGACCTCCACCTCGTCGCCGTCACCGCCTGCTGCGGGCTCGGTCGGGCTCCCGGGCGCGGCCTGTCCGGCCGGTTCGTCAGCGGGTACCTCCCCAGGTCCGGGAGCGGTTCCCGGTTCCGTCTCGGCGGTGAACTTCGCGGCCAAGCCGTCCAGCAGATACGCGTATTTGGTGCGGAGCTCGCCGACCGGGGCTCTGTCCTTCTCCCACCCTGCGACCGTGCTCGGGCTCACCCCGAGCGCCCGGGCGACCTGGGCCTTCGACAGGCGGGCCCGCTCCCGCAGCTCCCGTCGCTGCTCCGGCGCCGGGAGCCCGGCCTGGGGGCCGACGGCGGCGAGCAGCGAGTCGATGGCGTCGAAGTCACTCACCGGACCGCCCCTTCCTGACGGTGGCGGCCGTGCGGTGCCGGGAAGCGGGCAGGGCTTCGCACGCCCGGGTCGGGCCCGCCAGCAGGTCCAGGGGGCCGATGCCGTAGTGCACGGCCAGGGCGTCGACGTCGTCCAGGGTCCATGAGGCGGCGCCCGACTGGCGGCGTGAGATCTGGGTCTGCGTCAGGCCGAGCACCGAAGCGATTGCCCGCTGCGACTCTCCCGTCGCCTGCATCAACGCCGCAACCGTCAATCGAAGTGATTCCTCCAGGCTCAGTCCCATACTCCCCATCATACCGAAGCGCAATGTACAGAGTGCATATTTGATGCGTTTTTGCGATCAGCAATGCATCTGCGGCTTCGGGGCGGCTCGGAGCGTCGACCGCAGTCTGCCGTTGACCTCAAGTGCGGTTGATCTTCTAGCGTCGTCGGGAACGAAAGGGAGTCGACGATATGACGACGTTGGTGACGGGTGCCACGGGGAACACCGGCCGGCATGTGGTGGCAGAGCTGGTCCGCCGAGGAGAGCGCGTTCGAGCGCTGACGCGCAATCCGGCCGCGGCCGCGGGGTTGTTCCCCGGCGAGGTGGAGTTGGCGGCCGGCACGCATACGGCGCCGGAGGAACTGGACGCAGCCCTCGACGGCGTCAGCCGGTTGCACATCACGGTGACGGCCCGGCTCGCCGAGGTCGGGCCCGAGTTGGTGCGGCGGGCGGTCGGTGCCGGCGTGCGGCGGATCACCGTGGTGTGGGGTGGCTGGGTGGGGCCGGTCGAGCGGGCCGTGGCGGAGTCGGGGGTGCAGTGGACGCGCCTGGAACCGCAGGAGTTCATGTCCAACACCTTGACCTGGGTCGATTCGATTCGCACCGAGGGGATCGTGCGTGAGCCGTACGACCTTCCCAGCGCGCTGGTCCATGAGGCGGACATCGGGGCCGTGGCGGCGGTCGCGCTCCTCGACGACGGCCACGCGGGGCACGCGTACAACCTCACGGGGCCCCAACCGCTGACCCCGCGTGAACGGATCGCGATCCTGTCCCGGACGATACGCCGCGGCATCGATTTCGCTCCGATCACGCACGAACAGGCCGTCGACAGACTGATGGCCACCGGCGTGTCCCGGGCGGGCGCCGAGTACGTCGTCGGCTGGTACGCCGCTCCGGGCGATGACGCCACCACCGTCGTCGACACCGTCGAACAGGTGACGGGCCGCCCGCCGCGCACGTTCACACAGTGGGCGGCGGAGCACGCGGAACGTTTCCAGGTGCCCCGCGTACGGGCCGACTGAGCGCGTGGCCCGCATCCCCTGCAGGTGCGAAGGGGGCGTGCGGGGCGGGGCGCGTTCCCGGCGCCCTTGTCGCCCGGGCCGCGCGATTCCGCCGCCGGCCCTCTGTCAGAGCTCGGACGGGCTCTTCGCGTCGACCCTCGGCAGGATCAGTACCCCGCAGGTGACCAGCACCGCTCCGATCCCCTCCGGGAGCAGCCACCAGCCGGTGCGTACGCGTTCGCCGTACACCAGCATGCCCAGGGCGAGGCTGACGAGGGCTTCGCCGAGGGTGAGGGCGGGCTGGGAGGCGATCAGCGGGCCGGATTCCATGGCGTTGGTGAGGAGGAAGAGGGCGCAGGCCCCGGTGGCCACGAAACCGTAGAACTGCCAGGCGGTGAAGAACGCTCCGGCGCCGTCGCGCTCGAAGACGTCGGTGGCGGCTGCCATGAGGGTGGCGGTCAGGGCGTAGGCGATCGCCGAGGCGGAGCTGAACAGGGCCGCGCGGAGCGGGCCGCGCGGCCTCGGCAGGGCGCCCAGGACGCAGAGCGTCATGGCTCCTCCCGTGGTCAGCAGGGCCAGTGCCCACGTACCGGCCGGGACCGTGCTGTGGCCGCCGGACGGTGCGGCGGCGGCGAGCCCGAGGCCGAGGCCGGCGGCGACCATGGCGGACGCCGCCCATCCGGCCGCGGGCAGCCGGCGATGGGCGTAGGCGGAGGCGATGAGAAGGGTGAAGGGCAGTTCGGTCACCAGGATGGGCTGCACCAGCGACAGCGAGCCCAGGTTGAGGGCCAGTGCCTGGCAGGCCGCGGCGCCGAGGATCACGGCGATGCCGCCGAGCCATGCCGGGCTGTGCAGCAGGTGCCGGATCAGCCGGACGCTGAAGGCGTCCCCGTGCGGCACGGTGCGGGCGCCCACGCGTTGCAGCACCGTGCCCGTGGCGTTGCCGACGGCGGCCAGGAGGGCGAACAGCGCGGAGAGCGCGGCTGGCACGAGACGGGTTCCTCCGGTGGCGTGTCGTTCACTGGGGACGACGATCACACGGCCGGGCGTTCTCGCGGGCCAGGCGCGCGGAGTGGCCGTCTCTTCGCACGATGGGCCGGGCCGCGCTTGGGAACACTTACGGCCGCGCAGCGGCGTGGAAGGGGGTCAGCGCTCGCCGCGCTGGTCGGTAACGGCTGGTGCGGCGCCGCCGGACGTGCCGCTGCCCAGGCGCTGGAAGGGTGTCCATCCGGCGCTGCGTTCGGTGCCGGTCCCGTCCGGGCCGGGGGGCTTCCGGCCCGGGCCCCGGCGGATCGCGATCTCCACGGGTGAGTACGCGCCGTCGGCCCGCTCCAGTTCGTACGGCGCGGCCGGTACCAGCGGCGGCTGGGCCGATGTGGCCGGGTCGTGCGGGTCGCAGCCCGTCTCTCGCCACAGCAGCCGCGCGCGGTGCGCGGCCACGCGCGGTGCGACGGCGCCCTGGAGCTTGACGAAGCCGTCGCGGAGGAAGCGGGTTGCCCAGGTCGTGTCATCCATGCCCCTCGTCGTGCGGCGGTACCGGTCCCGGCCACCCGGCATTCTCCGCACCGTTTTCGCCGGTGTTCACCGAGCCCTAGGGGCGGGGGGACGGCTTCGGCGCCTCCCAGGCGGGTCCGACGGAGAGGTAGGTGGTGCGGTGGAGGAGGTCCCCGGCCCGGAGCTTCTGCTTGCCCCACATCAGGCCGTCGTCCCGTGCCGTGTCCACGGACTCCAGCGCGTGGAATTCCCCGGTGTCGATGATCAGCCGCCGGTGCCAGGTGTCGGCGTCCAGGTCGACGGCCGTACCGGCGCGCCCGGTGCTGTCCTTGACCCGCTCCGTCACCCGCGCCCCGGGAATCCGGGTGAGGACCTGGAACAGCGCGGCCCGCAGGCGCGGTTCGGCGGGTGACTGGGAGAGCAGTTCCTCGACCCCGTCGAAGAGCCCCTCCGCGACCGACTCCCCGGTGGTCTTCCCGACGAGCCGGGCCCGCAGGGCCGCCGGGTCGGTGGGCAGTTCCTTGAGCTCGTCCCACATGACCGGATTTTTGCAGATCTTGTAGGGAATCCCTGCGATGTCCAAGGAGTAGTACTGGACCGGGCCGTCACCGGACTTCCCGCGTAGGTCGCTCCGGCTCCGCCATTCGGTCTGGTGCGTCTCGTCCGGCGGCCGGGTGCTGCTCCGGTTCCACTGGACGGTCCGCACCTTCCAGTACGGTGCCGTGCCGGTCCGCTCCGGCGCCGCCGTCCGCTCGGCCGCCGGGGAGTTCTGCGGGTCCCCGGAGCCCTGCCCGGGCTGGAACGCGGCGCCCAGCGCGATCGCCATGACCGCCGCCACCGAGACGAGCACGGGAAGGCGCCGCCACGTCCGCACCGGGACGACCGCGACCGCGGCCGCCGGTTCCCACGCGAGCTCGACGGCCGTCCCGTCCGGCCCGTCCTCCTGCGCCCGGCCGGCCGCCGACCGCACCGCGGCCAGCGCCGCGGCGACGGCGTCCGCCGAGGGCGGCGCGACCTTGCCCGCGGCCACCAGCCGTTTGGCACCGGGGAAGTCGAGGAAGTCCGTGCCGTCCGTGTTCCTGTCCTGCCCGGTCATACGAGGTCTCCTGTCAGGGAAAGCGGGGCCAAGGGGCCGAGCGCCGCGCGCAGCCGGGTGCGCGCCCGGTGCAGCCGGGACCTGGCCGTGCCCGCGGGGATACCGACGACGGCCGCGGCCTCGGTGGGGCTGAGCTGCTCCCACGCGATCAGAAGCAGCAGCTCGCGCTCCACGGCCGGCAGCTCGGCCAGGGTCAGGCGGATCAGCGGCGCGACCGCCGCCGCGTCCAGTCTCCGGTCGACGGCGTGCCACGGGTCGCTGCTCGCCTCGCCGGCGAGCGCGGCGGCCGCGGGTCGTTCCTGGCCACGCCAGTGCGCGGCCAGCACGTTGCGGGCCACGCCGAAGAGCCACGCCCTGGCCGGCCCGCGGGCCGCGTCGTAGGTGCCGCGCGCCGCGTAGGCCTGCAGCCATGCCTCGGCCAGCAGGTCGTCCGCCGCGCCGGGCGCCCGGCGCGCGAAGTAGCCGTGCAGCGCCCGCGAGTGGCGCTCCACGAGCGGTTCAAAGGCCGACGCGTCGGTTGCCGAGCGCGCCAGCTGTTCCTCGTCCGTTGCCACGGACCTCCCCTTCCACGGGCCGCGCCTTCCGCGGCCCCCTCCTCCTTCTTGTGTCCGTCCCGCGAAAGCGTTCGCGCCCCTCCGCGGCGCCCGCCGTATCGTCTGGCGATTTTCTGGACGGCGACGGTGACCGGGCGGCATACGCCGGGGAGAATCGCTTCATGCGCATTGTGATCGTCACCGCCGGGTCGCGGGGAGACGTCGCGCCCTTCACCGGCCTGGGGCGGAGCCTGCTGGACGCGGGCCATCAGGTCGCCGTGGCCGCTCACCCGTCCTTTGCCGCACTCGTCGACGGGTGCGGTCTCGATCACCGGCCTGTGCCGGGAGACCCGCAGGGGCTGGTCCGGGACTGGTCCCGGGCGGCGTCGCCACAGGAGGCCCGGGCGCTGACAAGGGCGTACGCGGACGGGCTCGCCGATGGTGTGGCGGAGGCCGTGGCGGGCGGGGCCGACCTGCTGCTCACCGCCTTCGGCCCGGCACCGCTCAGCCGGGCGGCCGGCGAAGCGTTCGGCGTGCCCGTCATCGGTACCTACCTCGCGCCGGCGTTCGCCACCGGAGCGTTCCCGCTGCCCAACGCGCGGAACGACGACGGCCTGGGGCCGGAGGGCAACCTCGCCGCGGGCCGGGACGTACTGAGGCGCGCGGAAGGGCTCTTCGCGGGCACCGTGGCCCGGCTGCGCGCCCGCCTCGGACTGCCGGCCGACGGGCCCTCGGCGCCGGGGGACATCCGGCCGGTCTTCCACGGCTTCAGCCCGCTGGTGGTGCCGCGCCCCGAGGACTGGCCGCCCGGGGTCGAGGTGTCGGGCTACTGGTGGCCGGCGCGCCCGGACGGCTGGCAACCCCCGGCCGAACTGGTCGACTTCCTCCAGGCCGGTCCGCCGCCGGTGTTCATCGGATTCGGCAGTATGGCGGTG from Streptomyces syringium includes these protein-coding regions:
- a CDS encoding transcriptional regulator encodes the protein MPEKNLDFGKFGARGIKGSAAVARKLDELAGGIATPVTAKRGLIARLHYLTKSGKSRQAAKDAGLTVTDRTLKAWLEGKRRPSKANLERIDRAYRMVRRQNVARHLLQRLNRDGRGTRVEIHPLNQSQVPRPLQRVVEYRTMNVRRWDKIVTSWAAGDHQGLDDAWTTDVLPDLGSQWGQYEYVTNIGFAA
- a CDS encoding helix-turn-helix domain-containing protein, with product MSDFDAIDSLLAAVGPQAGLPAPEQRRELRERARLSKAQVARALGVSPSTVAGWEKDRAPVGELRTKYAYLLDGLAAKFTAETEPGTAPGPGEVPADEPAGQAAPGSPTEPAAGGDGDEVEVLAVPQPCVLCGRPAKHRVEGFTQHLDPADCQTTAPAAPAPAKPVSTTARPKTAPAAQPSTRPSERPPGPARRAFQEPSGPVDLIGQAVQAALAEHHGDVDAATAALLKKAIPDAMRLLDETRKGARYDIVAHPWIPDILKKQTSRGADQIWEARPKWTRHDLPPGRHEVTALDINGAYLSALKTHLPLGRLEHSTGLAHDRRRAGLYLITPPAWEHEAVLPNPIGNRDEPGPLWVTEPTLRLLLRLSGPKHGLCAPPEIHESYTSGATENLLEKFRIALKDARDAAIEQDDEVTLEYVKAMYSKFVSTMGESNYNRELYRPDWMHIIRSQAFANLWLKALKAHDEGLMVVRAMGTDELHITGDWRRVFPEGRGVTEVKVKDTYTAGTDATEHTETAGEGQQ
- a CDS encoding helix-turn-helix domain-containing protein, coding for MGLSLEESLRLTVAALMQATGESQRAIASVLGLTQTQISRRQSGAASWTLDDVDALAVHYGIGPLDLLAGPTRACEALPASRHRTAATVRKGRSGE
- a CDS encoding NmrA family NAD(P)-binding protein; this encodes MTTLVTGATGNTGRHVVAELVRRGERVRALTRNPAAAAGLFPGEVELAAGTHTAPEELDAALDGVSRLHITVTARLAEVGPELVRRAVGAGVRRITVVWGGWVGPVERAVAESGVQWTRLEPQEFMSNTLTWVDSIRTEGIVREPYDLPSALVHEADIGAVAAVALLDDGHAGHAYNLTGPQPLTPRERIAILSRTIRRGIDFAPITHEQAVDRLMATGVSRAGAEYVVGWYAAPGDDATTVVDTVEQVTGRPPRTFTQWAAEHAERFQVPRVRAD
- a CDS encoding DMT family transporter — its product is MPAALSALFALLAAVGNATGTVLQRVGARTVPHGDAFSVRLIRHLLHSPAWLGGIAVILGAAACQALALNLGSLSLVQPILVTELPFTLLIASAYAHRRLPAAGWAASAMVAAGLGLGLAAAAPSGGHSTVPAGTWALALLTTGGAMTLCVLGALPRPRGPLRAALFSSASAIAYALTATLMAAATDVFERDGAGAFFTAWQFYGFVATGACALFLLTNAMESGPLIASQPALTLGEALVSLALGMLVYGERVRTGWWLLPEGIGAVLVTCGVLILPRVDAKSPSEL
- a CDS encoding RNA polymerase sigma factor — its product is MATDEEQLARSATDASAFEPLVERHSRALHGYFARRAPGAADDLLAEAWLQAYAARGTYDAARGPARAWLFGVARNVLAAHWRGQERPAAAALAGEASSDPWHAVDRRLDAAAVAPLIRLTLAELPAVERELLLLIAWEQLSPTEAAAVVGIPAGTARSRLHRARTRLRAALGPLAPLSLTGDLV
- a CDS encoding glycosyltransferase, producing the protein MRIVIVTAGSRGDVAPFTGLGRSLLDAGHQVAVAAHPSFAALVDGCGLDHRPVPGDPQGLVRDWSRAASPQEARALTRAYADGLADGVAEAVAGGADLLLTAFGPAPLSRAAGEAFGVPVIGTYLAPAFATGAFPLPNARNDDGLGPEGNLAAGRDVLRRAEGLFAGTVARLRARLGLPADGPSAPGDIRPVFHGFSPLVVPRPEDWPPGVEVSGYWWPARPDGWQPPAELVDFLQAGPPPVFIGFGSMAVGQGERLSELVATAVERAGVRAVVQAGWAELSGCGADVLAIGDVPHDWLFPHTAAVVHHAGAGTTAAGLRAAVPALPVPVMADQPFWASRLYRLGVAPRPLPFKDLTAEALGDAITACLSEPAHRRRAAELARQIAAEDGAASLLAHIGSERAG